The Mailhella massiliensis DNA segment CGTAAACGGCAGCCTTTCCTTGAAAGGATGCACGTCTATGGCATGGGAAGGACAGCGAAGTTCGCAGAAGAAGCACGTCATACAGTCGTCGCGGTAACGGATCTCGGCCCTGGCTCCGCAGGTCAGACAACGCAGGGATTCATGAAGCGCATCCACGTCGTCGAAGCCGAGGCGCTTTTCTTCAAAGCCTTCCGTCTCCACTTCCCTGCGTTCCACACGGGGAGAGAGCATGACGCCTTCACCGGGCAGATTCTCGGCCACAGGGCGCTTTTCTCCGCGGTCGCTGTGCAGGTGTCCGCCGGTCATGAGCCTGTCGATGGAAACGGCCGCCTCCCTGCCTCCGGTGATGGCACTGATCACCGTGGAAGGTCCGGTCACGGCATCGCCTGCAGCAAAGATTTTCCAGAACGATGTACCGAAGGTTTCCGGGTCCGCCTTGATGCGCCCGCGCTCCATCTCCACAACCCCCTTGAAAGGTTCAAGGTCGCTGCTCTGGCCGATGGCGAAAATGACGGTGGAAGCCTCGCAAACATGTTTCTGCGCATCGTCGAACACGGGGGCGAAGCGATGCTCCTCGTCGAATACCGAAAGGCAGCGGCGCAAGACGATGCGTTCGGTTCTGCCTTCCCCCTCCACTGCCACGGGGCCCCAGCCGTGATGCATGATCACGCCTGCATGAAGAGCGTCGTCGACATCGTGCTTGAAGGCCGGCATCTGCTGCTCGCTTTCAAGGCAGAACAGTTCCACCTTCTCCGCGCCGAGCTTGCGTGCGGTAATGGCAGCATCCATGGCCACGGCGCCGCCGCCGATCACGACCACAGTACCGGAAAGACGGCTCTGCCGACTCCTGCGGACATCGGAAAGAAACTCCACGCCGAACAGCACGCCGGGAAGCTCTTCCCCGGGCACGCCCGCTTTGCGGCTCTTCGTGGCTCCCGGAGCAAGGAACACGGCCTTGTAACCGAGATCATACAGATCCTGTACCGTTACATCGCATCCTTCGCCCACACGACAGCCGCACTGAAACTCCACTCCCAGCGCACGGAGCTGCCCGATCTGCGCATCGAGCACCTCTTCCGGCAGTCTGTAGGCGGGAATACCGTACCGGAGCATCCCGCCCGGTTCGGGCATGGTCTCGAACACCCGTACCGGATACCCGGCCCGTGCCAGATACCATGCACAGGAAAGCCCGGCAGGACCGGAACCTACCACCGCGATGCGATGTACATGGCGGACGGCAGAGACTACGGGCGCATCATGCAGCGTGCGGTCTCCCAGATACTGTTCAATCGCATTGATGTTCACCGCTCCGTCGACTCTGCTGCGGCTGCATTCCCCCTCGCACAGATGGGGGCATACTCGTCCGGTAACGGCCGGAAAAGGATTATACTTCTTCAACCGTTCCGCTGCTTCGTCGATTTTTCCCATCTGGAGCAGCGCGTTGTAGCCACGGATGTCGGTTCCCGCAGGGCACTTGGCCATGCAGGGAGACAGAACCGGCTGATCGGTATCCAGGCGAAACACGTCAAGCCCGCAGGTTTTGAAACATGTGCCGCATCCCGTACATTTTTCAATGTCAAGAGAATTTATCATCATTCCTCCCGGTCGTTGCGAGTGGGCCGCCTTTCTCTTCAGGAACTTCAGCCCTTATGCCTGTTATAAGCCGGAAGAAAAAAATCCTTCGTAGCATTTGCTACAGCTTGTCGTTTTCTCTGGCAGAAAATTCTCGGCGTCCCCCTCCTTTTTCCTCCTCTCCCCCATCGGCCTTATGAGCATGTCGTGGACAGACACAGAACACCACACCTGAATTTTTTCGTATATTTTATTGATTTTTTTATCTATTTTATGATCAGCAAAGGAAAAGCGCAGTTGCCATGTATGGCCCGCCTGACGTATAAAGAGAAAAAAGCCGTTATGTTGCCGCTGATATTTTTTCATTGCGGCACCGATGAAAACCGACTTCATGCAGAAGGTGCAGGAAAAAGGATACCGCTTTCGGGCGGCGTCTCGGCGGCAAACTTTTGCGCCTCCGTGCAACATAAGGTGTACCCATGGAAATAGACGCTTCATCCATATACACGGGACGTATTCTACGGCAGAACTCACCCTTCAACGCCATTCTTGACCAGGGAAAAAGGTATGTGTTCCCCAAAGGACACACTCTTTACGTAGACAAGCATTTCGACGATATCTTCTTTTATATAAACCGCGGCAGCGTTTCCATGTTTCACGACATGCCGTGTGGAAAAAGTATCCAGATCATTCAATTTTTTGAAGGCAACACCTTTGCCACGTCCGTATCCGTCGTAGCCGACAAAACCAGCTTCCGCACGCTCGACCTGCACTATCTCTTCACTACGGAAACGGAAGTATGGACGTTTCCGAAATCCTTTCTCGTCGACGAAGAGATGATACGCCGCTATCCGCAGGTCATCGCCTATGTACTGCGTCAGCAGTGCATCAAAACGCTCATCATGCACAGCAACTTCACCATGCGCAACCAGGACAGCGCGGAAAAAATGCTCTGCACCTTCATTCTGAACATCTTTCTGGCCAAGGGCGATCAGACGGAACTCTGCCCCGACATTTCCCAGACCGCTCTTGCCGATGCGCTGGGCATTCACCGCACCACGCTGAACCGGGCGCTGCGCAGGCTCAGAGAACAGGGCATTCTCGGAGAATTTTCCCGCAGAAAACTGGAAATATTCGATATCAAAAAGCTCATGGAGCTTGCACAGCGCTGATTGCCGTCCCCATCTTCTTCCCTGCACGATCCGGCCGGATACCGGGCCGTCCCTTCCCCTTTTCTTCTGCCACGAGTCGGTCAAACCTTTTCCGGGCCCCTCCCGGGCAGACAAAAAAAACGCGCCGAATCTCTTCAACGCGTCTTTTCCCTGCCCGGAACGGAACCGTATCCATCCTTCAACCGCATACGCCCCAGACAAGGATACTCCGTACACACGGGGTCCATGCCTCACGGCACGGACCCCGGTCATCTTTTTCTGAAAAACTATTTGCCTACCAGTTTGCGCATGTTCTCATTTTCCGTGGTCACCACTTTGCGGGCGGCCTCGCTGCCCATGGGGGCGGCTTCCACGGCGAGGGTTTCCAGCATCTTGGCATAGGGCTGCGTGGCGCCTATCTTTTCCATGGCTCTGCCGAGCTTCTCAACCACTTCATCGGGAATACCCGCTGCGCCGAACAGCAGCGTAAAGGAATCAAAGGCCGCGTCGTAGCCCTGTTCCCTCAGGGTGGGCACGTCCGGCACTTCGGCAAAGCGGCGGCTGCTCGCGCTGGCGAGAATGGTCACCTTGCCCGCCTTGGCGTTGTCCACGGCAATGCTGCCGAGAAGAGACACGTCCACATGCTTGCCGAGTACTGCGCTCAGGCAGGGCATACCGCCGTTCTGCGGTACGGGGGCAAGCTGCACGCCTTCCTGCTTCGCAACCTTGAGCAGAATATCGCGGGAAAGGTTGTCCATGATGCCCACCTTGAGGGGGCGCTTCTCGGCCCTGGCCGCATCGCAGGCATCCTTCATGCTCTTCCAGCCGCTGTCGGGATGGGCGATGATGGCCATGCAGCTTGTGTTGATGAGGCTGATGGGGACAAGATCTTCCAGCTTATAGCGCACCTTCATGGTGAACATGTTGTAACCGAAGGGATGATTGCCCGACGAACCGAGAGTATAGCCGTCCTTCCTGGCCTGCAGTACTGCGTTCACGGCAAGATTGCCGCCGCCACCGGGCTGGTTGACGACGAGGAAGGGCTGTCCCAGTTCTTCCGTGAGCATGGCCGCCACCTGCCTCGTGAGCAGGTCGTTGACGGCTCCGGGCGCGGAATGACTGATGATGGTCACGGGGCGTTCCGGCCAGGCGGCTTCCGCAGTTCCGCCTGAAACCAGAAGACCGAGCATACCGAGGGACAGCACCACTTTTCTTACGTTCAACATGACTTTCTCCTTCTCTTCATTCCCGGTGCGGGAACGGTTGCAATCCTTGATGTCAGCAGGCGTTTCTGTTCATGCGGCGGTATATCACCATGGCCACGAATCCTGCGGTGCAGAGCAGTATCACCGCCGTAGCGGGACGGCAGAGCACGGAAAGGTAGTCGCCGGAAGCGCCGATGACGACCTGCTGCACATAAAGCTCAAACATGGGGCCGAGAATGAAGCCCACGATGAAACAGACAAAGGAAAACTTCAGCTTCTTCATGAAGTAGCCGAGCAGCGCCAGCGCCACCATGCTGCCCACGGAAAACACGGTGGGAGATTCCAGATAGGCCCCCACGAGGCAGATGAACATGATGCAGGGCATGAGAATGACCCGCGGCACGCCGAGAATGCGCGTGAAAAGACGTATGCCCAGATAACCTATGACAAGCAGCATGATGTTGCCCACCACCAGGGAACCATAGATACCGTAGATCATTTCGGGATGCTGTTCGAACATCAGCGGGCCGGGCGTTACGCCCTGAAGCATGAAGGCTCCGATGAGCAGCGCGGCCGTCACGCTGCCGGGAATCCCCAGGGTGAACAGAGGAATGAGGGAAGCGCCCACTACGGCGTTGTTGGCGCTTTCGGGAGCAGCCACGCCGTCCAGATCCCCCTGTCCGAAATTTTCGGGATTCTTTGCAGCACTGCGCGCCGCACCGTAAGCCAGGAAGCCCGCCACGGCCGCACCGAGCCCCGGAAGAGCGCCCACGCCGGAACCGATGAACACGGAACGCAGAAGCGTGCGCCAATGCGAGCATACTTCCCTGAAAGACAGAGAATTGTCTTCAGGATTTCTGGAAAAGTTCAGCATGGAGGCAGAGGAATCCTTGCCGAGTTCGGGATCCTCGCTCTGGATGATGAGCTCCGCAAGCGCCAGCGTGCCTATGGCGATGGCCACGAGGCGCAGGCCGGATTCCAGCTGGAAGATACCGAGGGTCATGCGCGGCATACCCGCCACGGGGTCCATCCCCACGGTGCTGAGCAACATGCCGAGGCTGGTTGCCAGAATCCCCTTGAACAGAGACCCCGATTCCAGCACGGAAATGAGGGTGAGGGAAAAAATGATGAGGGCGCACATTTCCGAGGGCCCCATTTTCAGGGCCAGACTGGCAATGGGCGCAGCTACGGCGATCAGCAGCAGCGTGGAGAACACATCACCGAACACCGAGGCCACGAGCGACATTTTAATGGCTTTCATTCCCTTGCCCTTCCGGGCCAGGGGATAGCCGTCGAAGGTGGTTGCCGCAGCTTCCGGCGCGCCGGGAGTATTGAGCAGAATGGCGGAAAGACTGCCGCCGTAGCTGCCCCCCTTGTACACGCCCACAAGAAAACCGATGGAAGCCACAGGGGAGAGCGTATAGGTAAGCGGCACGGCAAGCGCTATGGCCATGGCTGCGGAAAGCCCCGGAATGGCCCCCACCGCAAGACCGAGAAACACACCGGCCGCGACATAGATCATGACGGAGGGAGTGAAGGCTCCCAGAAAACTGGCAAGCAAGATATCCATAATCTGACTCCTGAAGCTTGATATACCTGCGCAAACCCCGGAACTTATCCGAAGGCCGCGCACTCCGCATCACGGCAGCGGCACCTGCATGACATAGACCATGGCCGCCCATACGGCGGTGGAAAGACCGAGAGAAACGCCCAGGAGCCAGGGAATGCTCCGCTGGCCGCACATGAGCTGGAGCAGAAGCAGGGTCACCGCTGCTCCGGGCAGAAAACCTATGAACTCCATAAGGGGGAACGCACCGAAAAGAATGACGGAAAACGCCGCGAGGCGGATGAGATGACGTGGAAGAATGGTGGGTTCCTCAATATTGCATGAGCGCCACGTTTGCCATAAAAGCACAAGGGAGAACAAAAGAATGAGGGTGGCCAGCACATTGGGTAAAAGCGCGGGCGAAAGTCCGTAGCCCGCATCTTCCGTATTTGCGGGAATAATCCATACCAGCAGCGCGAGCCCGAACAGAGCCAGAAGCGCGTACGCCGTCATCAGCATCTTTTTCATCCCTTTCCTCCACTTTGTCTTGCGCCGGCCCAAAGCCTGCCCGGAGCCTGCCCATGCTCGACACACTCAGCGGCGACCTGTTCCAGAAGCTCAAGGTATTTCATTACATTCTTCAATACGGAAGCATCGGCAAGGCGGCGGCCGTCATACACCGCAGTCCCTCTTCCGTCAGCCGTCAGATCCAGCAGCTTGAGGAGGAACTCGGCATCACGCTGCTTCTGCGAAGTACGGGCGGAGCCGTGCCCACGCAGGAAGGCCGTCAGCTCTACACTCATACTCTGGAGCTCTTCCACGATCTCGAAGCGCTGCTCACATCCGTAAGCGCCTCGAAAAAAGAAGAAAGGCTCTCCGGCGTCGTCAGAATCATTGCCGCTCCCGTGGCCGTGGACTGCCTGCTTCCCTGCATTCTGCACCAGGCCGCCAGGCTGTATCCCGAAATACGGCTCGAAGTCACCGCATCTTCGGGTATCCGGCTCGCCATGAAAGCTATTTCGGCCCACGACTATCATTTCACCCTTTCCGCTCAGGACGATTTCGTCGTCCCCATGGATTTTCAGCCCGTACTCACCACCACGACCTGCCTCATCAGTCCGCCAGGCTATCCCCTTCCCGAAAATCTGGCGGAGGAACCACGCCTTCTTGAATCCCTGCCCATGGTAGGCATGCCCGAAAGCATGGCTCTGAGCCGCTTCGTCAAAAAGCACTGCGACGCGCTGGGCATACGCCTCAACGTCATCCACCTTGCCCCGGCGCTTCGCTTTCAGGTGGCCATGGTCAGAGCGGGGTTCGGCGTGGCTCTCGTGGACAGAGATCATCTCGCCGCCACAGGAGAAAGCGGCATAGACATTCTGCCCATGCCTGCATTCCCTCCGCGAGTTTTCGGGCTCATCCAGAGGCACAACGCCTTCCAGCCGCCTCATGTTCGCGCCATCATGAACCTCATACTCAGCCACAGCAAAGAACATGTTCCCGTATCCGTCTGAAGTTCTCCGTATCGGACAAAGCCCGAAGCGAATGCTGCATAATAAAATAGCATAACGAACTTTTTGCACAAGAAGCCGTGTCGTGCTTTTTTTGCACGTCGTCTTGCGTTTCATGCAACAGTTGCCTCATGCCTGAAAAACGATATATTGCCATAATGGCTTTGTTTCAGGCATGGCCCGGGACGCCGCAAACGGCATCCCTTGCAGGCTCCATGCCCATCCTTCCCCCTTCCACCATCCCAAAGGAAAAGGATATCCCATGAAGTACTGGGCAGGCACGACGATCTACGATGCGCAAAAGGCTTTCAACGGTTATACTCTCTGGTCGGCGCTCTCCACCATGCAGACCGGAGCGGAAGAACCCGGACAATGGGAAGGGGAAACCTTCCTCATGGACATGACCGGCAAGGTTGTGCACTCCTGGAAGCTGCCCTACCCCACCATGTACGCATGTCTTCTGCCCGACGGTCATCTGCTGGCCGGACTGCGCACCACCAGAGGCGGAGAAGGAAGACCGGGCGTAAGGGAATTCGCCATGGGCGGCACCATGGGCATGCTCATGGAACTGGACTGGGAAGGACACGTTCTCTTCCGGCACGAAGACCCCGCCATGCATCACGACTTCAAGAAGCTGGCCAACGGCAACTACGCCTATCTTGCCTGGGAAGCTCTCGCCCCGGAAAAGGCCGCCCGAGTGCTCGGCGGTCGCAGGGGCACGGACCGCTCCATCATGTGGTGCGACGTCATCAGGGAAATCACCCCCGGGGGAAGCATCGTACGTGAATGGCATGCCCAGGATCACCTCGATGTTGAAGAGCATATCATCGGCCCGCTCTACGCCCGTGTGGAATGGACTCACATGAACGACCTGTGGGAATGCGAGAACGGCGATTTTCTCTGCTCGTCCCGCTTCCTCGACTGCGTGTTCCGCATCGACAGAAACACGGGCGACATCATCTGGCGCTGGGGAGCAGCCTCCAGCCTCGACAGGGAAAGCGGACGTCTCGACCTGGCCGTGACTCCCTCCACCCTGGGAGGACCGCACGATGCGCACATCATTCCCGCCGGTCTGCCGGGAGCAGGACACATGCTCTGCTACGACAACGGCATGTACAGCTACATTTCCCGTGCGGTTGAAGTAGACGTGCAGACGGGCGAAGTCGTCTGGCAGTCCACCGACGTGGGCTTCCAGCACGGCAGAGTGCCCTTCTCCTGCTTCATTTCCAGCGCACGCCGTCTGCCCAACGGCAATACCCTCTGCTGCGAAGGCTGCAACGGACGCTTTTACGAAGTCACGCCGGAAAGGGACGTGGTATGGGAATACTGGAAGCCCGAGGCCGATCCTTCGGCCACACCGTGGACGGTGTTCCGCGCCTTCCGCTATGCAAAAGACTACTGCCCGCAGTTCGCCTCTCTTCCCCCGGCGGAAGGAAGCGCGCACTGAGTCCCCGCCTGAGGCGGCCCCCCCCGCCTCAAGAAAACCGTACCGGCAGAGGAACACGGAGTCCATGCGGGCCCGCTTATCCGAAAACGGCGCCCGGCATGAAAACGCTTTACGACGGACGGCGCGGAGCAACATGCTCCGCGCCCGAGGTGCAAAAGGATACCTCATGCTCATCAGCAGGCACGCGCAGGGTTACGCGGCCCTTCTGGCCGGAATTCTGCTTTCCCTGGTCAACGGCATTCTCTATTCCTGGTCGGTCTTCATTCTGCCCATCGAAAACGCCACGGGCCTCACCAGGCCGCAGACCTCGCTGGTGTTCACCTTCATCCTGGTCTTCTTCGGACTGGGCATGATGACGGGAGGCTATGTGCTCAAGCGCGCAGGTTCGCGCGTGACGGCGGCCATGGGCGGCGTCATGCTGGCGCTCGGACTCGCCGGAGCGGCCATGGCCACGGCCCAGTGGCAGCTTATTCTGTTCTACGGCGTTGTTGCAGGCTACGGTATAGGCATGGCCAACATCGTTCCCTCGGCTGTAGGCCTTCGCTGGTTTCCGCACAGGCGCGGACTTGTCTGCGGCATCATGGCCTTTTCCCTGGCCTCAGGCACCCTCATATTCGGCGCGGGTCTTGCGGGAAGGCTCATCCCCGTCTTCGGCGTTTCCCGTACGCTCTTCATCATGGCGATTCTCGTTCTGACGCTCTCGATACCGGCGAGCTTCTTTCTCAAGGCACCGGAAAAGCTCCCCGAAACCTCCGCCAAGGGCGACGCCACAGGCCTGACCACACGCGACATGCTCCGCACCGCTTCCTTCCGTCTCGTCTGGATATGGGCATTCTCCATTCAGGCCGGAGGGCTCATGATCATCGGCCACATCGTGCCCTACGCTCTGGAACAGGGCTGCTCCCAGGCGGGGGCGGAGCTGGCCATGGGCGTATACGCCGTAGTCAACGGCGCAGGGCGTCTTATCTTCGGTCAGCTCTTCGACATGAAGGGGGCGCGATTCGCCATGCTCGTCAACAGTCTGTTCATGGCGACGGGGCTCGTCATGCTGGCAATTCTGCCCGGCACGGGGTATGCGGGTCTTCTCTTCTCCATCGTCGTCATCGCTCTTGCCGCAGGAGGCACCATTCCCCAGTTCTCGGCCTTCATCGCCCGTCATTTCGGCCCCGCTCACCTGGAAACCAATATCGGCATGACGGCGACGGTGTTCATCATCGCCGGTTTTGCCGGACCCTATGCCGGAGGCTGGATACAAAGTGCAAGCGGAGCCTATCAGGCTGCCATCTTCACCGCAGCTTTTCTCGGCCTGCCCGGCGCCATGGCTGCCCTGCGCCTGCCGAAACGGCAGGAAAAAGCCTGATACAGCGCGTCCGCCTCTGCGAATGCGCCTCTTCCGCCGTTTTTTCCGGGCGGACAAGTCAGGACCACCCGTAAAACGGGTGGCTTGACCAGCCCTGTAAGGGCTTGTTACTTACTCGCGCCTTAAGGGCGCCGGCTTGAACTTCTCTAGGTTCAGGACTCATTAAATATAAAAGATGACAATGGCAGCGAGACAAATGGCCGAAAAGAACGTGTGTGCACAACGGTCATAACGCATGGCTATTCTGCGCCAATCCTTGAGTCGGCCAAACATGATTTCTATCTTGTGCCGCTGCTTATAAACCTCCTTGTCATAGACCACCGGAGTTTTTCGGCTGTGTCTGCCGGGAATGCACGGCGTGATTCCTTTACGGGACAAGGCATGACGAAACCAGTCGGCATCATAGCCTCTATCCGCCAGAAGCTCCCCGGCCTGCGGCAGAGTATCAAGCAGGACAGCAGCGCCTTTGTAATCGCTCACCTGACCGCCGGACAGATGGAAGGCCAACGGTTGACCGAAGGCATTGCAGACAGCGTGGAGTTTTGAATTCAGGCCGCCTTTTGTGCGTCCGATACATCGGGAAAGGCCCCTTTTTTCAGCAAACTTGCTGCTGTCCTGTGTGCCTTGAGATGTGTGGCATCAATCATCAAGCGTGTTGTGGAGCCGTTTTGCTCAACAAGCTCCGCAAAAATCCTGTTAAAGACACCCAATCGGCTCCAGCGGATAAAACGATTGTAGAGAGTTTTGTATGGTCCATACTCGCGCGGAGCATCTTTCCATTGCAGGCCGTGCTTGATGACATAGATAATGCCGCTGACGACACGCCTGTCATCGACTCTCGGAATGCCATGGGAACGAGGAAAGTAGCGTTTGATACGAGCAATCTGTTCATGAGAAAGATAAAAAAGTTCCTTCATGGCATCCTCCCTATGCCGACAATAAGAACTTTTTACCCTTTTGGCAATTAATGAGTCCTGAGCCTAGCACAGATGTGAAGCTTGTCAATCGGTTCAGGGCGGAAGGTCCTCCCGCCTTTTCCCTGAAGCGGGGACGGGCTCTGCGCGCTTTTCAGAAACAGGCTCGCGCCGTGTTCCGTACGCTTTTCTCTGTGGACCTGCATGAGGCAAAGGCCGGACTGGTCATGCAGGGAAAAGGTGCAGAACGCGCGCTAGCAGAAAAGAAGCCCCTTTTCCTGCCAGAGGAGAAGGAGCTTCTTTTTTATTCCGGTTTGTCGTCGTAGGTGCCTTCCACGGCGTGGATGAGGTCCACGACGAGGGAATTGTAGGGGGTGGGCACGCCGTAAAGCTTGGCCTGTTCCACCACGGCGCCGTTGATCTTGTCGATTTCCGTTTTGCGGCGGTTCTTNGTATATATTTCCTGATCGTTGCTTCGTTCAAACCTACTGTGCTGACGTAATATCCCACGCTCCAGAATCTCCGATTGCCATACCGGTATTTCAGCTGGGAAAATTTATCAAAAATCATCAGTGAACTTTTACCCTTTATATACCCCATAACCGACGATATCGCATACTTTGGCGGTATCATGACAAGCATATGCACATGGTCTATCATCATATGTCCCTCAATAATTTCGATTCCCTTGTAATTACAAAGCTGTCGTATTATTTTTCCTATTTCTTCACGGTATTGCCCGTAAATCACTTTTCTCCTATACTTCGGAGTGAAGACAATATGGTACCTACACAGCCATTTCGTATGTGCCAGATTTTGTTCTTTCGCCATAAAAAAACACCTTTTCGATGTGGACGGGAGCCTGAACAACTCCGTCTTATCGAAAAGGTGTTTTTTTAGGTATAACCATTTTGTGGTCCACCCGCTAAGCGGGTGGTTTTCTGTTTCGGTCGCTTCCGCTCCCTCAACTGCCTGAAGGCCTTAACAAAAAACGCGCCGAATCTCTTCGGCGCGTTTTTTGTTTTCATGGGCAAGTTCGGAGCTTACGAGGTCTTCTTCGGGGCCTGGCGCACGGGCGTGCCGTCCAGCTTCCAGATGCCGAAGCCGGTGGCGGCGCAGAGCAGGGAGAAGATGGGCACGAACCAGTTGAGCAGGGCGTAGGGCACGAATTCATAGGCGCTCACGCCGAGCACGCCCGCAATGTAGAAGGCGTGCACGCTCCACGGTACGAGCGGGCAGCCGATGGTGCCTGCGTCTTCGCAGGTACGGGAAAGCACCAGGGGACTGATGTCGGCCTTCTTGAAGGATTCGAGGAAGGCGCGGCCGGGCACGATGACGGCCAGCATCTGGCTGCCGGTGCCGAAGTTGATGAGGTAGGCGGCGGCCAGGGCGGAAGCCACGAGGCGCAGGGCGGACTTTGCGCCCTTCAGGATGGCTTCGAGCAGCACTTCGAGCACGCGGGAGCGTTCCAGAATACCGCCGAAGGCCATGCCGGAGCAGAGCAGCAGCACGGTGGGCATGATGCTCATGAGCCCGCCGCGGGAAAGCAGCGGATCGAGCTGGGTGATGCCCGTCTTGGAAACGTAGCCCGAGGTGAGCATGGTGGCGAGCCTGTTGAAGGGCACGCCCTCGATCACGGCGATGATCATGGCCGAGAGCAGGCAGATGAGCATGACCGGAAGCACGGGATAACGGCGATAGGCCAGCACTATCATGAGCACCGGAGGAATGAAGGCCACGGGGCCGAGGCTGAAGTTGGCCTCAAGACCGGAGAGAATGGCGCTCAGGCTTTCGAGGGAAGCTCCCTGCTGGGCCGCCACGGAGCTGCCGAGCACGGTATAGACCACGCCCGCCACGATGAAGGCCGGGATGGTGGTCCAGAGCATGGACATGACGTGGGAGAAGAGCGGCACTTCACACACCGAAGCGGTGATGTTGGTGGAGTCCGACACGGGGGACATCTTGTCGCCCAGGTACGCGCCGGAAACAATGGCGCCCACGGTCATGTATGCGGGGTATCCGAGAGCCTGGCCCACGCCGAGAAGCGCCACACCTATGGTGCCCATGGTACCGAACGACGTGCCCGTGGCCACGGACGCCACGGAGCAGAGCACCATGGCCGAGAGCAGGAAGTGTTCGGGAGCGATGAGTTTGAGCCCCCAGTAAATGATGGCCGGAATGGTGCCCGAAGCAAGCCATGCGGCAATGATCATGCCCACCATGGCAAGAATGGCGATGGCTATCTGGATGCGCCCCAGAGCCTCGAACATGCCGTCCTGCAGATCCTCCCAGCTGTAGCCCGTTTTCAGGGCCATGACGGAGGCCAGAGCCACCGCGCCGAGCAAAGGCAGCACGGGGGGCCTCACGCCCACTACCAGCGTGCCGTACAGAATCATGGCTACAGGCAGCACCAGCGAAAGTGTCGCCCACAAAAGCGATGGTTTCTTTCCTTGCGTCTCCATCTGCGTTCCTTGTGGTAAAGGTTGTTCCATACCCGCCCCTTTCCGGGGCATT contains these protein-coding regions:
- a CDS encoding tripartite tricarboxylate transporter substrate binding protein; this encodes MLNVRKVVLSLGMLGLLVSGGTAEAAWPERPVTIISHSAPGAVNDLLTRQVAAMLTEELGQPFLVVNQPGGGGNLAVNAVLQARKDGYTLGSSGNHPFGYNMFTMKVRYKLEDLVPISLINTSCMAIIAHPDSGWKSMKDACDAARAEKRPLKVGIMDNLSRDILLKVAKQEGVQLAPVPQNGGMPCLSAVLGKHVDVSLLGSIAVDNAKAGKVTILASASSRRFAEVPDVPTLREQGYDAAFDSFTLLFGAAGIPDEVVEKLGRAMEKIGATQPYAKMLETLAVEAAPMGSEAARKVVTTENENMRKLVGK
- a CDS encoding tripartite tricarboxylate transporter TctB family protein; the encoded protein is MKKMLMTAYALLALFGLALLVWIIPANTEDAGYGLSPALLPNVLATLILLFSLVLLWQTWRSCNIEEPTILPRHLIRLAAFSVILFGAFPLMEFIGFLPGAAVTLLLLQLMCGQRSIPWLLGVSLGLSTAVWAAMVYVMQVPLP
- a CDS encoding tripartite tricarboxylate transporter permease, yielding MDILLASFLGAFTPSVMIYVAAGVFLGLAVGAIPGLSAAMAIALAVPLTYTLSPVASIGFLVGVYKGGSYGGSLSAILLNTPGAPEAAATTFDGYPLARKGKGMKAIKMSLVASVFGDVFSTLLLIAVAAPIASLALKMGPSEMCALIIFSLTLISVLESGSLFKGILATSLGMLLSTVGMDPVAGMPRMTLGIFQLESGLRLVAIAIGTLALAELIIQSEDPELGKDSSASMLNFSRNPEDNSLSFREVCSHWRTLLRSVFIGSGVGALPGLGAAVAGFLAYGAARSAAKNPENFGQGDLDGVAAPESANNAVVGASLIPLFTLGIPGSVTAALLIGAFMLQGVTPGPLMFEQHPEMIYGIYGSLVVGNIMLLVIGYLGIRLFTRILGVPRVILMPCIMFICLVGAYLESPTVFSVGSMVALALLGYFMKKLKFSFVCFIVGFILGPMFELYVQQVVIGASGDYLSVLCRPATAVILLCTAGFVAMVIYRRMNRNAC
- a CDS encoding aryl-sulfate sulfotransferase, yielding MKYWAGTTIYDAQKAFNGYTLWSALSTMQTGAEEPGQWEGETFLMDMTGKVVHSWKLPYPTMYACLLPDGHLLAGLRTTRGGEGRPGVREFAMGGTMGMLMELDWEGHVLFRHEDPAMHHDFKKLANGNYAYLAWEALAPEKAARVLGGRRGTDRSIMWCDVIREITPGGSIVREWHAQDHLDVEEHIIGPLYARVEWTHMNDLWECENGDFLCSSRFLDCVFRIDRNTGDIIWRWGAASSLDRESGRLDLAVTPSTLGGPHDAHIIPAGLPGAGHMLCYDNGMYSYISRAVEVDVQTGEVVWQSTDVGFQHGRVPFSCFISSARRLPNGNTLCCEGCNGRFYEVTPERDVVWEYWKPEADPSATPWTVFRAFRYAKDYCPQFASLPPAEGSAH
- a CDS encoding FAD-dependent oxidoreductase, which encodes MINSLDIEKCTGCGTCFKTCGLDVFRLDTDQPVLSPCMAKCPAGTDIRGYNALLQMGKIDEAAERLKKYNPFPAVTGRVCPHLCEGECSRSRVDGAVNINAIEQYLGDRTLHDAPVVSAVRHVHRIAVVGSGPAGLSCAWYLARAGYPVRVFETMPEPGGMLRYGIPAYRLPEEVLDAQIGQLRALGVEFQCGCRVGEGCDVTVQDLYDLGYKAVFLAPGATKSRKAGVPGEELPGVLFGVEFLSDVRRSRQSRLSGTVVVIGGGAVAMDAAITARKLGAEKVELFCLESEQQMPAFKHDVDDALHAGVIMHHGWGPVAVEGEGRTERIVLRRCLSVFDEEHRFAPVFDDAQKHVCEASTVIFAIGQSSDLEPFKGVVEMERGRIKADPETFGTSFWKIFAAGDAVTGPSTVISAITGGREAAVSIDRLMTGGHLHSDRGEKRPVAENLPGEGVMLSPRVERREVETEGFEEKRLGFDDVDALHESLRCLTCGARAEIRYRDDCMTCFFCELRCPSHAIDVHPFKERLPFTLERNFGGF
- a CDS encoding LysR family transcriptional regulator; protein product: MLDTLSGDLFQKLKVFHYILQYGSIGKAAAVIHRSPSSVSRQIQQLEEELGITLLLRSTGGAVPTQEGRQLYTHTLELFHDLEALLTSVSASKKEERLSGVVRIIAAPVAVDCLLPCILHQAARLYPEIRLEVTASSGIRLAMKAISAHDYHFTLSAQDDFVVPMDFQPVLTTTTCLISPPGYPLPENLAEEPRLLESLPMVGMPESMALSRFVKKHCDALGIRLNVIHLAPALRFQVAMVRAGFGVALVDRDHLAATGESGIDILPMPAFPPRVFGLIQRHNAFQPPHVRAIMNLILSHSKEHVPVSV
- a CDS encoding Crp/Fnr family transcriptional regulator, producing MEIDASSIYTGRILRQNSPFNAILDQGKRYVFPKGHTLYVDKHFDDIFFYINRGSVSMFHDMPCGKSIQIIQFFEGNTFATSVSVVADKTSFRTLDLHYLFTTETEVWTFPKSFLVDEEMIRRYPQVIAYVLRQQCIKTLIMHSNFTMRNQDSAEKMLCTFILNIFLAKGDQTELCPDISQTALADALGIHRTTLNRALRRLREQGILGEFSRRKLEIFDIKKLMELAQR